Genomic DNA from Niallia circulans:
TTTACCATTCGCCATTAGATATTGCAACTGTTAAAGAAATTGTGGAAGCATGCAATGAATTTGACTACCACAATATCATTGCAGAAGTTATCGATGATGTGTATTTTCACTATCATGATGATAAATTGCTCGACATCTTTTCATTAGGAAGTCCGAAAACAACAACAGGCAATCTTATGGAATTTTTGGAAGCATCGCCAACATGCTTGCTCATCCATGCTGAAGAAAAGGATGTAGTACGTATTCGCAAGCATTTATCTGATGTTCACGCTGACTTAATCGACCATCGCCGCTGGGGAGACCCTTATCATATTATTGAGATTGTCAGGACAGGCCTAAGCAAAGCAATAGGATTGCAAAAGGTATCTGATTATTATAATATCCCGCAAAAGAATATTATCGCTTTTGGAGATGAGGATAATGATTTTGAGATGATTGAATTTGCTGGTGTTGGTGTTGCAATGGGTAATGGCTTGCAGGAGCTTAAAACAAGAGCAAACCATATAACATTGACAAATGAAGAGGATGGCATTGCAGTCTTCTTGAATGATTACTTGAAGTTACAGGCACTATGATAAAAAAGAGTCGCGTTTTCGGCTCTTTTTTTTTTGGTTAACATTACCGCCTATTTAATCAGGCCAATGACCAATACTATTGTAAGAAGCAGTTTGCAGCTGTTTCCTTTTGAAAATGATCACACTGCCTTTAACTATATGGCAAATGGTTGTGCTTCGTCCATTCTAAAAATATGACTTTGCGGAGGGATTACCTGCTATGGGAAAACGAAATAAATCAAAACGCTTTGTGCAACAGGGTGTAGACTCAGTATCTAAGCATGATGAACGTATCCCTTATCATATGACATATGCAGAGGCCGAAAGCTATAAGATGGGCAACTCTAAGGACACTCACGGAGGAATATAAATGGGCAACCGATTATTTCAAGAAGCTAGACAAGCAGTAGAATTGGCAAAAATGTCTGATGGTCGTGATTCAGAAAGAATGATTGCCATCGCCAAAAATGCACTAAGCTCTGCCTATGCAAATACGACAAGTGCTGAACAAGAACAGCTGTCAGATATGCAAAAGGAGCTGGAGCAGCTAGAAACCCGTTAATAATAGTAAAAACCAGCCCTCACATTTGAGGGCTGATTCTTATGAAGGAAATTTTTGAAGTACAATTGGGTCACTTATTTTTCCATGTTCATCTTGGAAATAAAGGATAAGCGTACCATTCTTCGGCAAGCTTGCTTCTTTAATTGCCAGGTTTAGCTTAAAGCTCCCATTTTCACCGACAACTACAGGTTGTTTAGAAATAATTTCCTCATGACCATCCTCGACTGTGTAGCTAAGAGTTGAATTTACTTTACCTTCAACTGTATACTTACCTTTTTGCCCACTTACCTTTAGATCTGTAACCATATTTCTTTCTGGAACCGTTAAAGTTGCCTTTGCTGTAACAGTGCTGCTCTTTCTTCCTAATAATGTCGCCTTAATAGAATATTCTCCGCTTGGAACGAATTCACCATTACTTTTACGGTAATTCCATTTTTCCACCCATGTAAACGTGTCACCTGCTTTTAGCTTTAATTCCTGCAACGCCTGCAAGAATGACTTGTTTGCCGAATAGCGGTAAACCTCTTTTCCTCCTTTTGCTCTAATTGCTATTTCATATTTTTGAGAGGAAGAGAAAACAAGCTTCATGTCTTTGGCTGATGTATTAGCAACAGTCATTTTAATTTCAGCATAGTCTTTTTTTGGTACTGCAGATACATTAAACTGCAAGTCATTGCCTTGGGCAAAA
This window encodes:
- a CDS encoding BsuPI-related putative proteinase inhibitor; amino-acid sequence: MLRAIFAAVLVVALFSFGGESFAQGNDLQFNVSAVPKKDYAEIKMTVANTSAKDMKLVFSSSQKYEIAIRAKGGKEVYRYSANKSFLQALQELKLKAGDTFTWVEKWNYRKSNGEFVPSGEYSIKATLLGRKSSTVTAKATLTVPERNMVTDLKVSGQKGKYTVEGKVNSTLSYTVEDGHEEIISKQPVVVGENGSFKLNLAIKEASLPKNGTLILYFQDEHGKISDPIVLQKFPS
- a CDS encoding DUF3813 domain-containing protein, which gives rise to MGNRLFQEARQAVELAKMSDGRDSERMIAIAKNALSSAYANTTSAEQEQLSDMQKELEQLETR
- a CDS encoding Cof-type HAD-IIB family hydrolase gives rise to the protein MTEKHLIALDLDGTLLKNDKTISPLTKKVIEKAKEAGHIVMIATGRPYRASEAIYKELNLDTPIVNFNGAFIHHPRSQEWGVYHSPLDIATVKEIVEACNEFDYHNIIAEVIDDVYFHYHDDKLLDIFSLGSPKTTTGNLMEFLEASPTCLLIHAEEKDVVRIRKHLSDVHADLIDHRRWGDPYHIIEIVRTGLSKAIGLQKVSDYYNIPQKNIIAFGDEDNDFEMIEFAGVGVAMGNGLQELKTRANHITLTNEEDGIAVFLNDYLKLQAL